From a single Accipiter gentilis chromosome 10, bAccGen1.1, whole genome shotgun sequence genomic region:
- the LOC126043946 gene encoding cholesterol side-chain cleavage enzyme, mitochondrial isoform X1, with the protein MLTRVAPKPGVLRGCLPARAGGCRWDGGAPTPIPPTPRPFNQLPGDWRAGWLNLYRFWQEGGLHNVHHIMARKFQQFGPIYREKLGVYESVNIISPRDAATLFQAEGTLPERFSVPPWVAYRDYRNKPYGVLLKTGEAWRSDRLMLNKEVLSPQVVEGFVPLLSEVGEDFVRRARAQVGKSGRERWTADFTHELFRFALESVCHVLYGERLGLLQDFVDPEAQRFIDAVSLMFHTTSPMLYLPPTLLRHLNVKTWRDHVQAWDAIFSQADKCIQNVYRDLRLQRKSAKEYMGILCSLIMQDKLPLDDIKASVTEMMAGGVDTTSMTLQWAMFELARSPGVQEQLRAEVLAAKREAAGDRVKMLKTIRLLKATIKETLRLHPVAVTLQRYTTQEIILQDYRIPPKTLVQVGLYAMGRDPEVFPKPEQFSPQRWLAAGPKHFKGLGFGFGPRQCLGRRIAELEMQLFLMQVSIPLLGTLGTWRWKGPGRWHVGFGTSGIFQPLFSLPPEILENFKIETMRAVEVGTKFDLILIPDKPIYLTLRPLESQA; encoded by the exons ATGCTCACCCGGGTTGCACCCAAGCCAGGCGTCTTGCGGGGATGTCTCCCTGCCCGAGCCGGGGGATGCCGCTGGGATGGGGGGGCTCCCACCCCCATCCCTCCAACTCCTCGACCCTTCAACCAGCTGCCTGGTGACTGGCGAGCCGGCTGGCTCAACCTCTACCGCTTCTGGCAGGAGGGCGGCTTGCACAACGTCCATCACATCATGGCTCGCAAGTTCCAGCAGTTCGGACCCATCTACAG GGAGAAGCTGGGTGTCTACGAGAGCGTGAACATCATCAGCCCCCGGGACGCTGCCACCCTCTTCCAAGCGGAGGGCACTCTGCCGGAGCGCTTCAGCGTGCCCCCCTGGGTGGCTTACCGTGACTACCGCAACAAGCCCTATGGCGTGCTCCTCAA GACCGGGGAGGCCTGGCGCTCGGACCGCCTGATGCTGAACAAGGAGGTGCTGTCGCCGCAGGTGGTGGAGGGTTTCGTGCCTCTGCTGAGCGAGGTGGGCGAGGACTTTGTTCGGCGGGCACGAGCCCAGGTGGGGAAGAGCGGCCGGGAGCGCTGGACGGCCGATTTCACCCACGAGCTCTTTCGCTTCGCCCTGGAGT CTGTATGCCACGTGCTGTACGGGGagcggctggggctgctgcaggacTTTGTGGACCCCGAGGCGCAGCGCTTCATTGATGCCGTGAGCCTGATGTTCCACACCACGTCACCCATGCTCTACCTGCCACCCACCCTCCTCCGCCACCTCAACGTCAAGACGTGGCGGGACCACGTCCAGGCCTGGGATGCCATCTTCTCCCAGG CGGACAAATGCATACAAAACGTCTACCGGGACCTGCGACTGCAACGCAAGAGTGCCAAGGAGTACATGGGCATCCTCTGCAGCCTCATCATGCAGGACAAGCTGCCCTTGGATGACATCAAGGCCAGCGTCACTGAGATGATGGCGGGTGGGGTGGACACG ACCTCCATGACGCTGCAGTGGGCCATGTTTGAGCTGGCACGGTCCCCGGGGGTCCAGGAGCAGCTACGGGCAGAGGTCCTGGCTGCCAAGCGGGAAGCAGCAGGGGACAGGGTGAAGATGCTGAAAACCATCCGGCTGCTCAAAGCCACCATCAAGGAGACGCTCAG gcTGCACCCCGTGGCGGTGACCCTGCAGAGGTACACCACGCAAGAAATCATCCTCCAGGACTACCGCATCCCCCCCAAG ACGCTGGTGCAGGTTGGTCTCTACGCCATGGGCCGGGATCCTGAGGTCTTCCCCAAGCCGGAGCAGTTCAGCCCCCAGCGCTGGCTGGCAGCTGGCCCCAAGCATTTCAAGGGGCTGGGTTTTGGTTTCGGACCCCGCCAGTGCCTGGGGCGCCGGATTGCCGAGCTGGAGATGCAGCTCTTCCTCATGCAGGTGAGCATCCCGCTGTTGGGGACGCTGGGGACTTGGCGCTGGAAGGGACCGGGGAGGTGGCACGTGGGTTTTGGTACCTCCGGCATTTTCCAGCCACTCTTTTCTCTTCCACCCGAGATCCTGGAGAACTTCAAGATCGAAACCATGAGAGCGGTGGAAGTTGGGACCAAGTTCGATCTCATCCTGATCCCGGACAAACCCATCTACTTGACCTTACGGCCGCTCGAATCCCAAGCGTGA
- the LOC126043946 gene encoding cholesterol side-chain cleavage enzyme, mitochondrial isoform X2, with the protein MLTRVAPKPGVLRGCLPARAGGCRWDGGAPTPIPPTPRPFNQLPGDWRAGWLNLYRFWQEGGLHNVHHIMARKFQQFGPIYREKLGVYESVNIISPRDAATLFQAEGTLPERFSVPPWVAYRDYRNKPYGVLLKTGEAWRSDRLMLNKEVLSPQVVEGFVPLLSEVGEDFVRRARAQVGKSGRERWTADFTHELFRFALESVCHVLYGERLGLLQDFVDPEAQRFIDAVSLMFHTTSPMLYLPPTLLRHLNVKTWRDHVQAWDAIFSQADKCIQNVYRDLRLQRKSAKEYMGILCSLIMQDKLPLDDIKASVTEMMAGGVDTTSMTLQWAMFELARSPGVQEQLRAEVLAAKREAAGDRVKMLKTIRLLKATIKETLRLHPVAVTLQRYTTQEIILQDYRIPPKTLVQVGLYAMGRDPEVFPKPEQFSPQRWLAAGPKHFKGLGFGFGPRQCLGRRIAELEMQLFLMQILENFKIETMRAVEVGTKFDLILIPDKPIYLTLRPLESQA; encoded by the exons ATGCTCACCCGGGTTGCACCCAAGCCAGGCGTCTTGCGGGGATGTCTCCCTGCCCGAGCCGGGGGATGCCGCTGGGATGGGGGGGCTCCCACCCCCATCCCTCCAACTCCTCGACCCTTCAACCAGCTGCCTGGTGACTGGCGAGCCGGCTGGCTCAACCTCTACCGCTTCTGGCAGGAGGGCGGCTTGCACAACGTCCATCACATCATGGCTCGCAAGTTCCAGCAGTTCGGACCCATCTACAG GGAGAAGCTGGGTGTCTACGAGAGCGTGAACATCATCAGCCCCCGGGACGCTGCCACCCTCTTCCAAGCGGAGGGCACTCTGCCGGAGCGCTTCAGCGTGCCCCCCTGGGTGGCTTACCGTGACTACCGCAACAAGCCCTATGGCGTGCTCCTCAA GACCGGGGAGGCCTGGCGCTCGGACCGCCTGATGCTGAACAAGGAGGTGCTGTCGCCGCAGGTGGTGGAGGGTTTCGTGCCTCTGCTGAGCGAGGTGGGCGAGGACTTTGTTCGGCGGGCACGAGCCCAGGTGGGGAAGAGCGGCCGGGAGCGCTGGACGGCCGATTTCACCCACGAGCTCTTTCGCTTCGCCCTGGAGT CTGTATGCCACGTGCTGTACGGGGagcggctggggctgctgcaggacTTTGTGGACCCCGAGGCGCAGCGCTTCATTGATGCCGTGAGCCTGATGTTCCACACCACGTCACCCATGCTCTACCTGCCACCCACCCTCCTCCGCCACCTCAACGTCAAGACGTGGCGGGACCACGTCCAGGCCTGGGATGCCATCTTCTCCCAGG CGGACAAATGCATACAAAACGTCTACCGGGACCTGCGACTGCAACGCAAGAGTGCCAAGGAGTACATGGGCATCCTCTGCAGCCTCATCATGCAGGACAAGCTGCCCTTGGATGACATCAAGGCCAGCGTCACTGAGATGATGGCGGGTGGGGTGGACACG ACCTCCATGACGCTGCAGTGGGCCATGTTTGAGCTGGCACGGTCCCCGGGGGTCCAGGAGCAGCTACGGGCAGAGGTCCTGGCTGCCAAGCGGGAAGCAGCAGGGGACAGGGTGAAGATGCTGAAAACCATCCGGCTGCTCAAAGCCACCATCAAGGAGACGCTCAG gcTGCACCCCGTGGCGGTGACCCTGCAGAGGTACACCACGCAAGAAATCATCCTCCAGGACTACCGCATCCCCCCCAAG ACGCTGGTGCAGGTTGGTCTCTACGCCATGGGCCGGGATCCTGAGGTCTTCCCCAAGCCGGAGCAGTTCAGCCCCCAGCGCTGGCTGGCAGCTGGCCCCAAGCATTTCAAGGGGCTGGGTTTTGGTTTCGGACCCCGCCAGTGCCTGGGGCGCCGGATTGCCGAGCTGGAGATGCAGCTCTTCCTCATGCAG ATCCTGGAGAACTTCAAGATCGAAACCATGAGAGCGGTGGAAGTTGGGACCAAGTTCGATCTCATCCTGATCCCGGACAAACCCATCTACTTGACCTTACGGCCGCTCGAATCCCAAGCGTGA
- the SEMA7A gene encoding semaphorin-7A isoform X1 — MCRRSPVALFVALCASQLGMWAAGRSKVNPRIITAPQGAKEYVFPRSEKYPVFYHNQNSSAIYVGGEGKLYYYDFATYENHTEDFPVKNEGQCMMPGSLEDNKNYLTLVEKYGDGMLVCGTGACAPTCWNLTQRKERTSWDGRGIAPFTPDSNTLVVVDGHDIYSTIKKSQQNGKIPRFRRVRGGGELYTSDTVMQNPQFVKATTLRHEEPHQDKIYYFFREDNPDKSPEAPRNISRVAQLCKEDKGGTSSLSASKWTTFLKASLICVDPVTKGNFNWLQDVFFVPASNWRHSKVYGLFTNTWGSSAVCVYSFGDIDNVFRTSRLKGYNGPNPEIKPGQCVSSGQHTPSETFKIADSHPEVEDRVEPLSPTKSPLFHNKHRYQKIGVHEVSAGDGRRYNVLYLATDKGSIHKIVELPDGVQNIMELQVFPKKDPIQSMILDHNRAMLYIGSTDKVVEIPMDMCRVYRNNCDSCLLARDPYCGWFNGSCQSVYLNREVRQNLNLEPWQGKCQNGDIKEVDDFQTITVVPFSRYYLNCPIESHYATYNWYHNNSLIKTCNTTHPQQDCFHFIQNVSHIHYGHYVCISEEDGFRQALVKEHLVNQLRFMSQKGQATVTFGSWLQLLLMVVLVELFH; from the exons GTGCAAAAGAGTATGTATTTCCCAGGAGTGAGAAGTACCCAGTCTTCTATCATAATCAAAACAGCTCAGCCATCTACGTTGGCGGAGAAGGAAAGCTTTATTACTACGACTTTGCAACCTATGAGAACCACACG GAAGACTTCCCAGTGAAAAATGAAGGACAGTGCATGATGCCTGGAAGTTTG GAGGACAATAAAAATTACCTCACATTAGTGGAGAAGTATGGAGACGGGATGTTAGTGTGTGGGACTGGTGCCTGCGCTCCCACCTGTTGGAACTTG ACGCAGAGAAAGGAGCGCACTTCATGGGATGGGAGAGGTATTGCTCCTTTCACCCCTGACTCAAATACCCTCGTTGTCGTTGATG GTCATGACATCTACTCCACCATCAAGAAGAGCCAGCAGAACGGCAAGATACCCCGTTTTCGTCGAGTGAGAGGGGGTGGAGAGCTCTACACAAGCGACACAGTGATGCAGA ACCCTCAGTTTGTCAAAGCCACCACATTAAGGCATGAAGAGCCTCACCAAGACAAGATTTACTACTTCTTTCGTGAAGACAATCCGGATAAGAGTCCTGAGGCCCCTAGAAACATCTCCCGAGTGGCCCAGCTGTGTAAG GAAGATAAAGGGGGAACGAGTTCGCTCTCTGCTTCCAAGTGGACCACTTTCCTGAAGGCCAGCTTGATTTGTGTTGACCCAGTCACCAAGGGCAACTTCAACTGGTTGCAAGATGTCTTCTTTGTCCCTGCAAGTAACTGGCGACACTCCAAAGTCTACGGGCTCTTCACAAACACCTG GGGAAGCTCTGCTGTTTGCGTCTATTCCTTTGGGGACATTGACAACGTGTTTCGGACATCCAGACTCAAAGGATATAATGGTCCCAACCCAGAGATCAAGCCTGGGCAG TGCGTTTCCTCTGGACAACACACCCCGAGCGAGACCTTCAAGATAGCTGACAGCCACCCCGAGGTGGAGGACCGGGTGGAGCCCCTCTCCCCCACCAAGAGCCCCTTATTCCACAACAAGCACCGCTACCAGAAGATTGGGGTGCACGAGGTCTCTGCGGGTGATGGACGCCGCTACAATGTGCTTTATCTGGCGACAG ACAAGGGATCCATCCACAAGATCGTGGAGCTGCCGGACGGGGTGCAGAACATCATGGAGCTCCAGGTCTTCCCAAAGAAGGACCCGATCCAGTCCATGATCTTGGACCACAACAGG GCAATGCTGTACATCGGCTCAACAGATAAAGTCGTGGAGATACCCATGGACATGTGCAGGGTGTATCGCAACAACTGTGACAGCTGCTTGCTGGCGAGGGACCCGTACTGTGGGTGGTTCAATGGGAGTTGTCAGTCAGTTTATCTAAACCG GGAGGTGCGTCAGAACCTGAACCTGGAGCCATGGCAAGGAAAGTGCCAAAACGGGGATATTAAGGAAG TAGATGACTTTCAGACCATCACAGTCGTCCCTTTCTCCCGCTACTACCTCAACTGTCCCATTGAATCCCACTATGCCACCTACAACTGGTACCACAACAACAGCCTCATCAAGACCTGCaacaccacccacccccagcagGACTGCTTCCACTTCATCCAGAACGTGAGCCACATTCACTACGGCCACTACGTCTGCATCTCGGAGGAGGACGGCTTCAGGCAGGCTCTGGTGAAGGAGCACTTGGTCAACCAGCTCAGGTTCATGTCCCAGAAGGGCCAGGCCACCGTGACGTTTGGCTcttggctgcagctgctgctcatgGTGGTGTTGGTGGAGCTCTTCCACTGA
- the SEMA7A gene encoding semaphorin-7A isoform X3 yields the protein MWRCCSEIQALPGSRGAQWSRKETPRVSGAKEYVFPRSEKYPVFYHNQNSSAIYVGGEGKLYYYDFATYENHTEDFPVKNEGQCMMPGSLEDNKNYLTLVEKYGDGMLVCGTGACAPTCWNLTQRKERTSWDGRGIAPFTPDSNTLVVVDGHDIYSTIKKSQQNGKIPRFRRVRGGGELYTSDTVMQNPQFVKATTLRHEEPHQDKIYYFFREDNPDKSPEAPRNISRVAQLCKEDKGGTSSLSASKWTTFLKASLICVDPVTKGNFNWLQDVFFVPASNWRHSKVYGLFTNTWGSSAVCVYSFGDIDNVFRTSRLKGYNGPNPEIKPGQCVSSGQHTPSETFKIADSHPEVEDRVEPLSPTKSPLFHNKHRYQKIGVHEVSAGDGRRYNVLYLATDKGSIHKIVELPDGVQNIMELQVFPKKDPIQSMILDHNRAMLYIGSTDKVVEIPMDMCRVYRNNCDSCLLARDPYCGWFNGSCQSVYLNREVRQNLNLEPWQGKCQNGDIKEVDDFQTITVVPFSRYYLNCPIESHYATYNWYHNNSLIKTCNTTHPQQDCFHFIQNVSHIHYGHYVCISEEDGFRQALVKEHLVNQLRFMSQKGQATVTFGSWLQLLLMVVLVELFH from the exons GTGCAAAAGAGTATGTATTTCCCAGGAGTGAGAAGTACCCAGTCTTCTATCATAATCAAAACAGCTCAGCCATCTACGTTGGCGGAGAAGGAAAGCTTTATTACTACGACTTTGCAACCTATGAGAACCACACG GAAGACTTCCCAGTGAAAAATGAAGGACAGTGCATGATGCCTGGAAGTTTG GAGGACAATAAAAATTACCTCACATTAGTGGAGAAGTATGGAGACGGGATGTTAGTGTGTGGGACTGGTGCCTGCGCTCCCACCTGTTGGAACTTG ACGCAGAGAAAGGAGCGCACTTCATGGGATGGGAGAGGTATTGCTCCTTTCACCCCTGACTCAAATACCCTCGTTGTCGTTGATG GTCATGACATCTACTCCACCATCAAGAAGAGCCAGCAGAACGGCAAGATACCCCGTTTTCGTCGAGTGAGAGGGGGTGGAGAGCTCTACACAAGCGACACAGTGATGCAGA ACCCTCAGTTTGTCAAAGCCACCACATTAAGGCATGAAGAGCCTCACCAAGACAAGATTTACTACTTCTTTCGTGAAGACAATCCGGATAAGAGTCCTGAGGCCCCTAGAAACATCTCCCGAGTGGCCCAGCTGTGTAAG GAAGATAAAGGGGGAACGAGTTCGCTCTCTGCTTCCAAGTGGACCACTTTCCTGAAGGCCAGCTTGATTTGTGTTGACCCAGTCACCAAGGGCAACTTCAACTGGTTGCAAGATGTCTTCTTTGTCCCTGCAAGTAACTGGCGACACTCCAAAGTCTACGGGCTCTTCACAAACACCTG GGGAAGCTCTGCTGTTTGCGTCTATTCCTTTGGGGACATTGACAACGTGTTTCGGACATCCAGACTCAAAGGATATAATGGTCCCAACCCAGAGATCAAGCCTGGGCAG TGCGTTTCCTCTGGACAACACACCCCGAGCGAGACCTTCAAGATAGCTGACAGCCACCCCGAGGTGGAGGACCGGGTGGAGCCCCTCTCCCCCACCAAGAGCCCCTTATTCCACAACAAGCACCGCTACCAGAAGATTGGGGTGCACGAGGTCTCTGCGGGTGATGGACGCCGCTACAATGTGCTTTATCTGGCGACAG ACAAGGGATCCATCCACAAGATCGTGGAGCTGCCGGACGGGGTGCAGAACATCATGGAGCTCCAGGTCTTCCCAAAGAAGGACCCGATCCAGTCCATGATCTTGGACCACAACAGG GCAATGCTGTACATCGGCTCAACAGATAAAGTCGTGGAGATACCCATGGACATGTGCAGGGTGTATCGCAACAACTGTGACAGCTGCTTGCTGGCGAGGGACCCGTACTGTGGGTGGTTCAATGGGAGTTGTCAGTCAGTTTATCTAAACCG GGAGGTGCGTCAGAACCTGAACCTGGAGCCATGGCAAGGAAAGTGCCAAAACGGGGATATTAAGGAAG TAGATGACTTTCAGACCATCACAGTCGTCCCTTTCTCCCGCTACTACCTCAACTGTCCCATTGAATCCCACTATGCCACCTACAACTGGTACCACAACAACAGCCTCATCAAGACCTGCaacaccacccacccccagcagGACTGCTTCCACTTCATCCAGAACGTGAGCCACATTCACTACGGCCACTACGTCTGCATCTCGGAGGAGGACGGCTTCAGGCAGGCTCTGGTGAAGGAGCACTTGGTCAACCAGCTCAGGTTCATGTCCCAGAAGGGCCAGGCCACCGTGACGTTTGGCTcttggctgcagctgctgctcatgGTGGTGTTGGTGGAGCTCTTCCACTGA
- the SEMA7A gene encoding semaphorin-7A isoform X2, with translation MCRRSPVALFVALCASQLGMWAAGRSKVNPRIITAPQGAKEYVFPRSEKYPVFYHNQNSSAIYVGGEGKLYYYDFATYENHTEDFPVKNEGQCMMPGSLEDNKNYLTLVEKYGDGMLVCGTGACAPTCWNLTQRKERTSWDGRGIAPFTPDSNTLVVVDGHDIYSTIKKSQQNGKIPRFRRVRGGGELYTSDTVMQNPQFVKATTLRHEEPHQDKIYYFFREDNPDKSPEAPRNISRVAQLCKEDKGGTSSLSASKWTTFLKASLICVDPVTKGNFNWLQDVFFVPASNWRHSKVYGLFTNTWGSSAVCVYSFGDIDNVFRTSRLKGYNGPNPEIKPGQCVSSGQHTPSETFKIADSHPEVEDRVEPLSPTKSPLFHNKHRYQKIGVHEVSAGDGRRYNVLYLATDKGSIHKIVELPDGVQNIMELQVFPKKDPIQSMILDHNRAMLYIGSTDKVVEIPMDMCRVYRNNCDSCLLARDPYCGWFNGSCQSVYLNREVRQNLNLEPWQGKCQNGDIKEDDFQTITVVPFSRYYLNCPIESHYATYNWYHNNSLIKTCNTTHPQQDCFHFIQNVSHIHYGHYVCISEEDGFRQALVKEHLVNQLRFMSQKGQATVTFGSWLQLLLMVVLVELFH, from the exons GTGCAAAAGAGTATGTATTTCCCAGGAGTGAGAAGTACCCAGTCTTCTATCATAATCAAAACAGCTCAGCCATCTACGTTGGCGGAGAAGGAAAGCTTTATTACTACGACTTTGCAACCTATGAGAACCACACG GAAGACTTCCCAGTGAAAAATGAAGGACAGTGCATGATGCCTGGAAGTTTG GAGGACAATAAAAATTACCTCACATTAGTGGAGAAGTATGGAGACGGGATGTTAGTGTGTGGGACTGGTGCCTGCGCTCCCACCTGTTGGAACTTG ACGCAGAGAAAGGAGCGCACTTCATGGGATGGGAGAGGTATTGCTCCTTTCACCCCTGACTCAAATACCCTCGTTGTCGTTGATG GTCATGACATCTACTCCACCATCAAGAAGAGCCAGCAGAACGGCAAGATACCCCGTTTTCGTCGAGTGAGAGGGGGTGGAGAGCTCTACACAAGCGACACAGTGATGCAGA ACCCTCAGTTTGTCAAAGCCACCACATTAAGGCATGAAGAGCCTCACCAAGACAAGATTTACTACTTCTTTCGTGAAGACAATCCGGATAAGAGTCCTGAGGCCCCTAGAAACATCTCCCGAGTGGCCCAGCTGTGTAAG GAAGATAAAGGGGGAACGAGTTCGCTCTCTGCTTCCAAGTGGACCACTTTCCTGAAGGCCAGCTTGATTTGTGTTGACCCAGTCACCAAGGGCAACTTCAACTGGTTGCAAGATGTCTTCTTTGTCCCTGCAAGTAACTGGCGACACTCCAAAGTCTACGGGCTCTTCACAAACACCTG GGGAAGCTCTGCTGTTTGCGTCTATTCCTTTGGGGACATTGACAACGTGTTTCGGACATCCAGACTCAAAGGATATAATGGTCCCAACCCAGAGATCAAGCCTGGGCAG TGCGTTTCCTCTGGACAACACACCCCGAGCGAGACCTTCAAGATAGCTGACAGCCACCCCGAGGTGGAGGACCGGGTGGAGCCCCTCTCCCCCACCAAGAGCCCCTTATTCCACAACAAGCACCGCTACCAGAAGATTGGGGTGCACGAGGTCTCTGCGGGTGATGGACGCCGCTACAATGTGCTTTATCTGGCGACAG ACAAGGGATCCATCCACAAGATCGTGGAGCTGCCGGACGGGGTGCAGAACATCATGGAGCTCCAGGTCTTCCCAAAGAAGGACCCGATCCAGTCCATGATCTTGGACCACAACAGG GCAATGCTGTACATCGGCTCAACAGATAAAGTCGTGGAGATACCCATGGACATGTGCAGGGTGTATCGCAACAACTGTGACAGCTGCTTGCTGGCGAGGGACCCGTACTGTGGGTGGTTCAATGGGAGTTGTCAGTCAGTTTATCTAAACCG GGAGGTGCGTCAGAACCTGAACCTGGAGCCATGGCAAGGAAAGTGCCAAAACGGGGATATTAAGGAAG ATGACTTTCAGACCATCACAGTCGTCCCTTTCTCCCGCTACTACCTCAACTGTCCCATTGAATCCCACTATGCCACCTACAACTGGTACCACAACAACAGCCTCATCAAGACCTGCaacaccacccacccccagcagGACTGCTTCCACTTCATCCAGAACGTGAGCCACATTCACTACGGCCACTACGTCTGCATCTCGGAGGAGGACGGCTTCAGGCAGGCTCTGGTGAAGGAGCACTTGGTCAACCAGCTCAGGTTCATGTCCCAGAAGGGCCAGGCCACCGTGACGTTTGGCTcttggctgcagctgctgctcatgGTGGTGTTGGTGGAGCTCTTCCACTGA